Proteins co-encoded in one Saccharomyces mikatae IFO 1815 strain IFO1815 genome assembly, chromosome: 14 genomic window:
- the UBP10 gene encoding ubiquitin-specific protease UBP10 (similar to Saccharomyces cerevisiae UBP10 (YNL186W); ancestral locus Anc_2.69) codes for MTTQESIKPLVDRILSNPLQFNAAMISKKSNNNSDTSAAPQSNSYIVIGKQHSKNRNGTTAMATADGEQAPGKDLMERPNEKKSSAVPKSMAEALLLYTSKKSITAANVTVTKKPAELSAELSTEPPSSASEDEKEEEGEIFHEARDYVEPRKVSLRENVIADEDIGEDLSSPSATISELASEKEKASGINDEDEDEGEDEDEDEDEEGEDDVDYDSSAMEKELHEEEETESSSTISEDEKKDLHKDLMANSTLKVNQYRSTEGQNGNGKEDDQKEEEEEELMHKPRSITPPITISNLSNFYQFNENINDRGSLRSTRIIKNWGNQFTNLKPRGLLNHGVTCYTNAAVQAMLHIPSIQHYLFDILLGKYDSSISKSSVSYTLAETSKKMWLPVSKNPRKSISASYINPNHLISRLDDINCMMSEWQQEDSHEYFMSLMSRLQEDSVPKGHKLIESIIYDIFGGLLKQIVTCKSCGSISKTEQPFYDLSLHLKGKKKLDSNPDSSGEYNNSASSTNSTTTKSSTTQLLSSSKSANLNYDTPDVSISNLSSLNRRFSIEKSIRDFFNPELIKVDKEQKGYVCEKCHKTTNAVKHNSILRAPETLLVHLKKFRFNGTSSSKMKQAVSYPMFLDLTEYCENKDLPVKYQLLSVVVHEGRSLSSGHYIAHCKQPDGSWATYDDEYINKISERDVLKETNAYYLLYTRLTPKSIPLPVAKSTNTADNITSPKSKQEQATNESNKRPLKINSKKSNRKKWKKSKKRKFTK; via the coding sequence ATGACCACTCAAGAATCGATCAAACCTTTGGTAGACAGGATTCTATCAAACCCCCTGCAGTTCAATGCTGCAATGATCTCAAAGAAATCGAATAATAATAGTGATACTTCCGCCGCGCCGCAGAGTAACTCGTACATCGTGATAGGAAAGCAACACAGTAAGAATAGAAATGGAACAACTGCTATGGCGACGGCTGATGGCGAGCAAGCTCCAGGCAAGGACTTGATGGAAAGgccaaatgaaaaaaaatcaagcGCTGTTCCCAAATCCATGGCAGAGGCTTTATTGCTATACACTTCTAAAAAGAGTATAACCGCTGCTAATGTTACTGTTACTAAGAAGCCAGCAGAGCTTTCCGCGGAGCTTTCTACGGAACCTCCTTCCTCTGCTTCTGAAgatgagaaagaagaggaaggaGAAATATTTCATGAGGCAAGAGATTACGTTGAACCTCGAAAAGTTAGTTTAAGGGAAAACGTAATTGCTGATGAAGACATCGGTGAAGATTTAAGTTCACCGTCAGCCACTATTAGCGAATTGGCTAGCGAAAAGGAGAAGGCTTCCGGTATTAAcgacgaagatgaagatgaaggtgaagacgaagatgaagatgaagatgaagaaggtgaaGATGACGTGGATTATGATTCCAGTGCAATGGAAAAAGAACTtcatgaagaagaggaaaccGAGTCTAGTTCTACAATTTCAGAAGACGAAAAGAAAGACTTGCATAAAGATTTAATGGCAAATAGTACACTGAAGGTAAATCAGTACAGATCTACAGAAGGCCAGAatggaaatggaaaagaagatgaccaaaaggaagaagaagaggaagaattGATGCATAAACCAAGATCAATTACCCCTCCAATTACCATatcaaatttatcaaaCTTCTATCAATTCAATGAAAACATCAATGATCGCGGCTCCTTACGCTCTACTagaataattaagaatTGGGGCAACCAATTCACCAATTTAAAACCTCGTGGCCTTTTGAATCATGGTGTCACCTGTTATACAAATGCAGCTGTGCAGGCTATGTTGCATATTCCTTCTATACAACATTATctctttgatatattattaGGAAAGTACGATAGCAGCATCTCAAAAAGTTCTGTTTCTTATACTTTAGCTGAAACGAGTAAAAAAATGTGGTTGCCAGTTTCCAAAAATCCTAGGAAGAGTATTTCAGCTTCCTATATTAATCCAAACCACTTGATTTCCAGACTGGATGATATTAATTGCATGATGAGTGAATGGCAACAGGAGGATTCTCATGAGTACTTCATGTCGTTGATGTCAAGATTACAGGAAGATTCTGTTCCCAAGGGCCATAAGCTTATAGAATCGATAATTTATGATATATTTGGCGGTCTTTTAAAGCAAATAGTTACTTGCAAATCTTGCGGCAGTATATCTAAAACAGAACAGCCCTTTTACGATTTATCGTTGCATTTAAAggggaagaaaaaacttgatTCAAACCCTGATTCTTCGGGTGAATATAATAACAGTGCTTCTTCTACTAATTCCACCACGACCAAGAGTTCCACCACGCAACTgttatcttcttcaaaatctgcCAATCTGAACTACGATACACCAGATGTCTCTATTAGCAATTTAAGTTCACTCAATCGTAGATTCtccattgaaaaatcaatcagagatttttttaatccCGAATTAATCAAAGTCGACAAAGAACAAAAGGGTTATGTTTGTGAAAAGTGTCATAAGACCACGAATGCTGTGAAGCATAATTCTATCCTAAGAGCTCCCGAGACGTTGCTGGtacatttgaaaaaatttagatTTAATGGCACTTCTTCGTCGAAAATGAAGCAAGCTGTTTCGTATCCAATGTTTTTAGATTTGACAGAATATTGTGAAAACAAGGATTTGCCTGTCAAGTATCAACTATTAAGCGTGGTGGTACATGAAGGTCGTTCCCTATCTTCAGGCCACTATATCGCTCATTGCAAACAACCAGACGGTAGCTGGGCTACTTACGACGATGAAtatatcaacaaaatatcTGAAAGAGACGTTTTAAAGGAAACTAACGCTTATTATCTTCTGTACACGAGATTAACCCCAAAGTCGATCCCATTGCCAGTAGCGAAATCTACCAATACCGCTGATAATATTACCTCGCCCAAGTCTAAGCAAGAACAAGCAACCAATGAATCAAATAAACGTCCATTAAAGATCAATAGTAAGAAAAGTAATCgtaaaaaatggaaaaaaagtaagaagAGGAAGTTTACTAAGTAA
- the SMKI14G1370 gene encoding uncharacterized protein (similar to Saccharomyces cerevisiae YNL190W; ancestral locus Anc_2.62): MKFSSVTAIALATVATVATAKKGEHDFTTTLTLSSDGSLTTTTSTHTTHKYGKFNKTSKSKTPNHTGTHKYGKFNKTSKSKTPNHTGTHKYGKFNKTSKSKTPNHTGTHKYGKFNKTSKSKTPNHTGTHKYGKFNKTSKSKTPNHTGTHKYGKFNKTKHDHTTYGPNEKARKNNAAAGPSNFNSIKLFGVTAGSAAVAGALLLL, translated from the coding sequence ATGAAGTTCTCCTCTGTTACTGCTATTGCTCTAGCCACTGTTGCCACTGTTGCCACTGCTAAGAAGGGTGAACATGATTTTACTACCACTTTAACTTTGTCTTCGGACGGCAGCTTGACCACTACCACTTCTACTCATACCACCCATAAGTACGGTAAGTTTAACAAGACCTCGAAGTCCAAGACTCCAAACCATACAGGTACGCACAAGTATGGTAAGTTCAACAAGACCTCGAAGTCCAAGACTCCAAACCATACAGGTACTCACAAGTATGGTAAGTTCAACAAGACTTCGAAGTCCAAGACTCCAAACCATACAGGTACTCACAAGTATGGTAAGTTCAACAAGACCTCGAAGTCCAAGACTCCAAACCATACAGGTACTCACAAGTATGGTAAGTTCAACAAGACCTCGAAGTCCAAGACTCCAAACCATACAGGTACGCATAAGTACGGTAAGTTCAACAAAACCAAACATGACCATACCACCTATGGTCCAAATGAAAAGGCCCGTAAGAACAATGCTGCTGCTGGCCCATCTAATTTCAATTCCATAAAATTGTTTGGTGTTACTGCTGGTAGTGCCGCTGTAGCCGGTGCCTTACTATTGTTGTAA
- the KAR1 gene encoding Kar1p (similar to Saccharomyces cerevisiae KAR1 (YNL188W); ancestral locus Anc_2.64): protein MNVTPPKDGNHRFSKKNRFNMSKSRFHKLNDHAQRINVPEDRDSIVSSNTTSIMTDDAFDYNGGITSNTKDANSDIDENNDIIKEENSNKKDTGYNPFYSGPNISQRYTQFRKREFKPTLSKNETVRCTLDEDSIRSDEDDNTENELHFTPRIKEPSILRSSLLEQRNGLQAGSTVLKEPQAKLNPTVNNRNSSKRKSSAVLRKQLGKPLPLPYLNSSNVSNTPTLQRREEVFTDEVVQKKRELIESKWHRLLLHDKKMVEKKLESLREYERKRISSQGNYVSSSQQDNSFKVSTPTKSYVSLEQTSIPNISDIKTPNNILGKERRETNNNTLNFQGQGDPIQRLQSEIEMHTEKLDTIIRLLKNDTSTSEVNKSTSNGDIGPGQINGERWWKSMMMICKKSGNTLRKYREYFLWTFCIFILLYCNIYVYYKL from the coding sequence ATGAATGTAACTCCTCCAAAAGATGGGAATCACAGATTCTCTAAAAAGAATAGATTTAATATGAGTAAATCGCGATTTCACAAATTAAATGATCATGCGCAGCGTATAAATGTACCGGAAGACCGCgattcaattgtttcaagTAACACAACCTCAATTATGACAGATGATGCATTCGACTATAATGGCGGCATAACATCCAATACTAAAGACGCTAATTCTGATATTGACGAGAACAATGatattataaaagaagagaactCCAATAAAAAGGACACTGGATATAATCCTTTCTACAGTGGACCAAATATTAGTCAGAGGTATACTCAATTTAGAAAAAGAGAGTTCAAACCAACActctcaaaaaatgaaaccGTGCGGTGCACATTGGACGAAGACAGTATAAGaagtgatgaagatgataataCAGAAAACGAACTTCATTTTACACCGAGGATTAAAGAGCCTAGCATACTCCGATCAAGTTTGCTAGAACAGAGAAACGGTTTACAGGCCGGAAGTACAGTATTGAAAGAACCGCAGGCCAAACTCAATCCTACCGTTAATAATAGGAACTCCTCAAAAAGGAAGTCCAGTGCAGTACTTCGAAAACAACTAGGAAAACCGCTGCCGCTACCGTACTTGAACAGTTCGAATGTAAGTAACACGCCTACATTAcagagaagagaagaagtgTTTACAGACGAAGTGgttcaaaagaagagagaACTAATTGAATCCAAATGGCATAGACTTCTCTTACACGACAAGAAAATGGTAGAGAAGAAGCTAGAAAGTTTAAGAGAATATGAGCGAAAAAGAATATCGTCACAAGGCAATTATGTCTCTAGCTCTCAGCAAGACAATTCGTTCAAAGTTTCGACGCCGACAAAGTCTTATGTTTCTTTAGAACAGACATCTATACCAAATATATCTGATATAAAGACACCTAACAATATCCTCGGTAaggaaagaagagaaacaaACAACAACACACTAAATTTTCAAGGGCAGGGAGACCCGATACAAAGGCTACAGTCTGAGATCGAAATGCACActgaaaaacttgataCGATAATAAGGTTGCTGAAAAATGATACCAGTACAAGCGAAGTAAATAAATCGACAAGTAATGGTGATATAGGGCCTGGACAAATAAATGGCGAAAGGTGGTGGAAGAgcatgatgatgatttgtAAAAAATCAGGAAATACTCTGAGAAAGTATAGGGAATATTTCTTATGGAcattttgtatttttatattgttgTATTGCAACATATATGTGTATTATAAGCTCTAA
- the SWT21 gene encoding Swt21p (similar to Saccharomyces cerevisiae SWT21 (YNL187W); ancestral locus Anc_2.66) has product MEKSVLCQDIFWSSDGTSFVSVHNDFGIRQYLVPEETDMNKGKKNLLIPFSRFFRNQSIVSCAVDPFYSLYGGKSGEVANDRIVIAGKNFPLQLYSIMDGQCIASYDTTNELNGEYETAYSMRIDTEAHIYTGSHRNKVAIYDMNRREAVWMHRSTKRASKTRQSIISCFEEYPIGGQILPRESLLCGSYANEVFQVDSRRQRLEKINYARRTPGGIVQILASDNGRYVYIVRRNSDAIYVYDRRNLQRELNTLALPFRIHNNFVKSKAYIDMTYGLSIGTPQGTVLNWGRDVVEFGGICSYHKMQDMVPTSIQAESKWHGDFDSDVPVTIVVKNCPGDPGLLALAHGGTISLSRLGG; this is encoded by the coding sequence ATGGAAAAAAGCGTACTATGTCAAGATATCTTTTGGTCAAGTGATGGCACCTCATTTGTTTCTGTGCATAATGATTTTGGCATCAGACAGTATTTAGTGCCGGAGGAAACCGATATGAACAAGGGGAAGAAGAACTTGCTGATACCATTTAGTAGGTTTTTCAGGAATCAATCTATCGTTTCATGTGCAGTAGACCCATTTTACTCACTTTATGGCGGGAAATCGGGCGAAGTTGCTAATGACAGAATCGTAATCGCAGGAAAAAACTTTCCTCTGCAATTGTACTCTATAATGGATGGGCAATGTATTGCAAGCTATGACACAACGAATGAACTAAATGGGGAATACGAGACCGCGTACAGTATGAGAATAGATACCGAAGCGCATATATACACTGGCTCACACCGTAACAAAGTGGCTATATACGACATGAACAGGCGAGAGGCCGTGTGGATGCACCGGAGTACCAAAAGAGCAAGCAAGACAAGACAGAGCATCATATCATGTTTTGAAGAGTACCCAATAGGAGGACAAATTCTTCCAAGAGAATCTTTACTGTGTGGCAGTTATGCCAATGAAGTATTTCAAGTGGATTCTCGTCGCCAACGACTGgagaaaataaactacGCCCGCAGAACTCCGGGGGGCATTGTACAAATTCTCGCGAGCGACAACGGACGTTATGTCTATATTGTTAGACGCAACAGCGATGCAATATATGTCTATGACCGGCGGAACCTACAGCGTGAGTTGAACACATTGGCTCTACCCTTTCGCATCCACAATAACTTCGTCAAATCTAAAGCATATATAGATATGACCTATGGCCTAAGCATTGGAACACCCCAGGGAACAGTATTGAATTGGGGTCGTGACGTTGTGGAATTCGGAGGGATCTGCTCATACCACAAAATGCAAGATATGGTACCTACTTCTATCCAGGCAGAGTCAAAATGGCACGGTGATTTTGACTCTGATGTCCCTGTCACGATAGTAGTGAAAAACTGTCCTGGTGATCCTGGACTTTTGGCCCTGGCTCATGGGGGAACAATTTCATTATCCAGGCTCGGCGgctaa
- the SRP1 gene encoding karyopherin alpha (similar to Saccharomyces cerevisiae SRP1 (YNL189W); ancestral locus Anc_2.63) encodes MDNGADSSTSKFVPEYRRTNFKNKGRFSADELRRRRDTQQVELRKAKRDEALAKRRNFVPPTDGADSDEEDESSISADQQFYSQLQQELPQMTQQLNSDDMQEQLSATVKFRQILSREHRPPIDIVIQAGVVPRLVEFMRENQPEMLQLEAAWALTNIASGTSAQTKVVVDADAVPLFIQLLYTGSVEVKEQAIWALGNVAGDSTDYRDYVLQCNAMEPILGLFNSNKPSLIRTATWTLSNLCRGKKPQPDWSVVSQALPTLAKLIYSMDTETLVDACWAISYLSDGPQEAIQAVIDVRIPKRLVELLSHESTLVQTPALRAVGNIVTGNDLQTQVVINAGVLSALRLLLSSPKENIKKEACWTISNITAGNTEQIQAVIDANLIPPLVKLLEVAEYKTKKEACWAISNASSGGLQRPDIIRYLVSQGCIKPLCDLLEIADNRIIEVTLDALENILKMGEADKEARGLNINENADFIEKAGGMEKIFNCQQNENDKIYEKAYKIIETYFGEEEDAVDETMAPQNAGNTFGFGSNVNQQFNFN; translated from the coding sequence ATGGATAATGGCGCAGATTCTTCTACGAGCAAGTTTGTTCCTGAATATAGACGAacaaatttcaagaataaaGGCAGATTTTCTGCAGATGAACTTCGTCGCCGTAGAGATACACAACAAGTCGAATTAAGAAAAGCGAAAAGGGATGAGGCTTTAGCCAAGAGAAGAAACTTTGTTCCACCAACTGATGGCGCCGattctgatgaagaagacgaaagCTCCATATCTGCAGATCAACAATTTTACAGCCAATTGCAACAAGAATTACCACAGATGACTCAACAACTTAACTCTGATGATATGCAAGAGCAATTAAGTGCTACTGTTAAGTTCAGGCAAATTTTGTCTAGAGAACACCGCCCCCCAATCGATATTGTCATTCAGGCTGGTGTAGTTCCAAGATTAGTAGAGTTTATGCGTGAAAATCAACCAGAAATGCTACAATTGGAAGCCGCATGGGCCTTAACTAACATTGCATCAGGCACATCTGCTCAAACAAAAGTAGTAGTTGATGCCGATGCTGTACCTCTTTTCATTCAGCTTTTATATACAGGCTCGGTTGAAGTTAAAGAACAAGCCATTTGGGCTTTAGGTAATGTTGCCGGTGATTCCACTGATTACAGAGATTATGTTTTACAATGCAATGCTATGGAGCCAATTCTAGGTCTTTTTAACTCTAATAAACCATCCTTAATCAGGACTGCTACTTGGACTTTATCCAATTTATGTAGAGGTAAAAAACCACAACCAGATTGGTCTGTGGTTTCACAAGCCTTACCAACCTTAGCGAAATTGATCTATTCAATGGATACTGAAACCTTAGTTGATGCTTGTTGGGCCATCTCCTACCTATCCGATGGTCCACAAGAAGCTATTCAAGCTGTTATCGATGTTAGAATTCCGAAGAGATTAGTTGAATTATTAAGCCATGAATCTACTTTAGTCCAAACTCCTGCTTTGAGAGCGGTAGGTAACATAGTTACTGGTAATGATTTACAGACACAGGTGGTTATAAATGCCGGTGTCTTATCTGCATTGAGACTCCTATTAAGCtctccaaaagaaaatatcaagaaagaagcgTGCTGGACCATTTCTAATATTACAGCTGGTAATACCGAACAAATTCAAGCGGTTATCGACGCAAATTTAATTCCTCCATTAGTTAAGCTCTTGGAAGTTGCAGAATACAAGactaaaaaagaagcttGTTGGGCCATTTCTAATGCCTCTTCAGGTGGTTTGCAGAGACCGGATATCATAAGATATCTAGTATCTCAAGGTTGCATAAAACCATTGTGTGATTTATTGGAAATTGCTGATAACAGAATTATCGAAGTTACCTTAGATGCTCTTGAGAATATTCTTAAGATGGGTGAGGCAGACAAAGAGGCTCGTGGTTTAAATATTAATGAAAACGCTGATTTTATCGAAAAGGCTGGCGGTATGGAAaagattttcaattgtcaacaaaatgaaaacgatAAGATTTATGAAAAAGCatacaaaattattgaaactTATTTcggtgaagaagaagatgccGTAGATGAAACTATGGCCCCACAAAATGCCGGTAATACCTTTGGCTTTGGCTCTAATGTTAATCAGCAATTTAATTTCAATTAA
- the MRPL19 gene encoding mitochondrial 54S ribosomal protein uL11m (similar to Saccharomyces cerevisiae MRPL19 (YNL185C); ancestral locus Anc_2.70), whose product MSQAAKNVVVKLIVGAGQAAPSPPVGPALGSKGIKAIDFCKEFNARSANYQPGVPVPVLITIKPDRTFTFEMKSPPTGYLLLKALKMEKGHGQPNVGAMLTGVPAKGTTRILGELSLKHVYEIAKIKKSDERHSLLEMEGIVKSIVGVAKSMGIKVVP is encoded by the coding sequence ATGTCACAAGCAGCAAAAAACGTAGTAGTGAAGCTAATAGTAGGAGCGGGTCAAGCAGCACCATCACCTCCTGTGGGACCTGCATTGGGTTCTAAAGGTATCAAAGCCATTGACTTTTGTAAAGAATTTAATGCAAGATCGGCAAATTATCAACCAGGTGTACCGGTTCCAGTATTGATCACAATAAAACCAGATCGAACATTTACATTTGAAATGAAATCCCCACCAACCGGATATTTGTTATTGAAAGCTCTTAAAATGGAGAAGGGACATGGTCAACCAAATGTGGGCGCAATGCTAACTGGTGTACCTGCCAAGGGAACAACTCGTATTTTGGGCGAATTATCATTAAAGCACGTTTACGAAATAgctaaaataaaaaaaagtgatgaAAGACATAGTTTGTTAGAGATGGAAGGTATCGTCAAGTCGATAGTTGGAGTTGCGAAAAGTATGGGTATAAAGGTTGTGCCTTGA
- the DUG3 gene encoding glutamine amidotransferase subunit DUG3 (similar to Saccharomyces cerevisiae DUG3 (YNL191W); ancestral locus Anc_2.60), which yields MCRFLIFKGKQPIRLSHLLTRPAHSIINQSFDSRLRLDRRRPMNGDGFGVAYYPLDSELSEDGPCLFKAITPAWNNQNLSTLAEKTKSDLVFAHVRASTYGVLSETNCHPFTYHSLCFMHNGGISNFKGIKRRLLNHINDEYLNFIQGSTDSECAFALFLDTLDKLGYDPKKQDGNFGNVALRKAMLRTIDYIRDWTKEANKNEVHVEPSLLNFAVTDGSTVIVSRYITSKTDEAASLHFSCGSSFVETSPGEYRVERLDRNQDVIMVASEPLTFERGDWTAVPTNSILTIKKQTILLHPIIDEYYQEDPLYLRSSTLAESKGLMGSIPLAKAVEKNVPPLEREGRTRPPTAVVHIA from the coding sequence ATGTGTAGATTTTTAATCTTCAAGGGCAAACAGCCGATCCGGCTGTCCCATCTTTTAACAAGACCAGCTCATTCTATTATAAACCAGTCATTTGACAGCAGATTACGCTTAGACAGAAGAAGGCCAATGAATGGTGACGGATTTGGTGTGGCTTACTATCCACTAGATAGTGAATTAAGCGAGGATGGTCCGTGTCTTTTTAAAGCTATTACTCCAGCATGGAACAACCAAAATTTGAGTACGTTGGCAGAGAAGACTAAATCTGACCTAGTTTTTGCACATGTAAGAGCTTCTACATATGGTGTCTTGTCTGAGACCAACTGCCATCCGTTCACGTACCACAGCTTATGTTTTATGCATAATGGTGGTATATCTAATTTCAAAGGAATCAAGAGAAGATTACTGAATCATATCAATGACGAGTACCTTAATTTCATTCAAGGAAGCACAGATTCTGAGTGTGCGTTTGCGCTATTTTTGGATACTTTGGACAAATTGGGCTATGATCCCAAGAAACAAGACGGCAACTTTGGTAATGTTGCGTTAAGAAAAGCAATGTTACGAACAATTGACTATATCAGAGACTGGACCAAAGAAGCtaacaaaaatgaagtaCATGTGGAACCATCCTTACTAAATTTTGCCGTAACAGACGGATCTACAGTTATCGTTTCCAGGTATATAACCTCAAAGACGGACGAGGCAGcatccttgcatttcagtTGTGGTTCAAGTTTTGTGGAGACTTCACCAGGAGAATACAGAGTTGAAAGGTTAGATAGAAATCAAGATGTGATCATGGTTGCATCAGAACCATTGACATTCGAAAGAGGTGATTGGACAGCAGTACCCACTAACAGCATATTGACTATCAAAAAACAGACAATACTACTACATCCTATTATCGACGAATACTACCAAGAAGACCCGTTATACCTAAGAAGTTCGACTCTCGCAGAAAGCAAGGGGCTCATGGGTTCTATACCGCTAGCGAAAGCTGTGGAAAAGAACGTCCCCCCACTAGAAAGAGAGGGCCGCACGAGACCTCCAACTGCTGTTGTGCATATAGCataa